A portion of the Citrobacter rodentium NBRC 105723 = DSM 16636 genome contains these proteins:
- the fliP gene encoding flagellar type III secretion system pore protein FliP (The bacterial flagellar biogenesis protein FliP forms a type III secretion system (T3SS)-type pore required for flagellar assembly.), giving the protein MRRLLSLTLSGLWLFSPVALAQLPGLVAQPLPGGGQSWSLPVQTLVFITSLTFIPAILLMMTSFTRIIIVFGLLRNALGTPSAPPNQVLLGLALFLTFFIMSPVIDKIYVEAYQPFSEEKISMQEALDKGAQPLREFMLRQTREADLALFARLANSGPLQGPEAVPMRILLPAYVTSELKTAFQIGFTIFIPFLIIDLVIASVLMALGMMMVPPATIALPFKLMLFVLVDGWQLLVGSLAQSFYS; this is encoded by the coding sequence ATGCGCCGTTTGTTATCCCTTACGCTGAGCGGCTTATGGCTTTTCAGCCCCGTTGCGCTGGCGCAGCTTCCGGGTCTGGTGGCCCAGCCGCTGCCCGGCGGCGGCCAGAGCTGGTCGCTCCCCGTTCAGACGCTGGTATTTATCACCTCGCTGACCTTTATCCCGGCAATCTTACTGATGATGACCAGCTTTACCCGCATCATCATCGTCTTTGGGCTGCTGCGTAACGCGCTTGGCACTCCCTCCGCGCCACCAAACCAGGTGCTGCTCGGGCTGGCGCTGTTCCTGACCTTTTTCATCATGTCGCCGGTGATCGACAAAATTTACGTTGAGGCTTATCAGCCGTTCAGCGAAGAAAAAATCTCGATGCAGGAGGCGCTGGATAAAGGGGCGCAGCCGCTGCGCGAATTTATGCTGCGCCAGACCCGCGAAGCCGACCTGGCGCTGTTTGCCCGTCTGGCGAACAGCGGCCCGTTACAGGGGCCGGAGGCGGTTCCCATGCGTATTCTGCTTCCCGCCTATGTCACCAGCGAGCTGAAAACCGCCTTTCAGATCGGCTTTACCATCTTTATCCCTTTCCTGATCATCGACCTGGTGATCGCCAGCGTGCTGATGGCGCTGGGGATGATGATGGTGCCGCCGGCGACCATCGCCCTGCCGTTTAAGCTGATGCTGTTTGTGCTGGTGGACGGCTGGCAGCTGCTGGTCGGTTCGCTTGCGCAAAGTTTTTACAGTTAG
- the fliO gene encoding flagellar biosynthetic protein FliO: MKTQTTVQQPSAIPGSPLMQVSGALAGIIILILAAGWLIKCLGFAPKSGSARGLKVSASTSLGPRERVVIVDVEDARLVLGVTASQIAVLHTLPPNPAAPAETPPAPANFQAMLANLLKRSGRS, from the coding sequence ATGAAAACCCAGACCACCGTTCAACAGCCTTCCGCCATTCCGGGCTCGCCGCTGATGCAGGTCAGCGGTGCGCTGGCGGGAATTATCATCTTAATCCTGGCGGCGGGCTGGCTGATTAAATGTCTGGGTTTTGCGCCAAAAAGCGGCAGCGCGCGCGGACTGAAAGTCTCCGCCAGTACCTCGCTGGGCCCCCGTGAGCGGGTGGTGATTGTCGACGTTGAGGACGCCCGGCTGGTGCTCGGCGTCACCGCCTCACAGATCGCCGTCCTGCATACCCTGCCGCCAAATCCTGCTGCGCCAGCAGAAACGCCGCCTGCGCCCGCTAATTTTCAGGCCATGCTGGCGAATTTATTAAAGCGTTCCGGGAGATCCTGA
- the fliN gene encoding flagellar motor switch protein FliN: MSDMNNPSDENTGALDDLWADALNEQKTTPAKSAADAVFQQLGGGDVSGTLQDIDLIMDIPVKLTVELGRTRMTIKELLRLTQGSVVALDGLAGEPLDILINGYLIAQGEVVVVADKYGVRITDIITPSERMRRLSR, translated from the coding sequence ATGAGTGACATGAATAATCCGTCTGATGAGAACACTGGCGCATTGGACGATCTGTGGGCTGACGCGTTAAACGAGCAAAAAACAACCCCGGCGAAGAGCGCCGCCGATGCGGTATTCCAGCAGCTTGGCGGTGGCGACGTCAGCGGCACGCTACAGGATATCGATCTGATTATGGATATCCCGGTCAAACTGACCGTGGAATTAGGCCGCACGCGCATGACCATCAAAGAGCTGCTGCGCCTGACGCAGGGCTCCGTGGTGGCGCTGGACGGACTGGCGGGCGAACCGCTGGATATTCTGATCAATGGCTATCTGATCGCGCAGGGTGAAGTGGTGGTGGTCGCCGATAAGTACGGCGTACGCATTACCGACATTATTACGCCGTCTGAGCGTATGCGTCGTCTGAGCCGTTAA
- the fliM gene encoding flagellar motor switch protein FliM, whose protein sequence is MGDSILSQAEIDALLNGDSETKDEPTAGIAGESDIRPYDPNTQRRVVRERLQALEIINERFARQFRMGLFNLLRRSPDITVGAIRIQPYHEFARNLPVPTNLNLIHLKPLRGTGLVVFSPSLVFIAVDNLFGGDGRFPTKVEGREFTHTEQRVINRMLKLALEGYSDAWKAINPLEVEYVRSEMQVKFTNITTSPNDIVVNTPFHVEIGNLTGEFNICLPFSMIEPLREMLVNPPLENSRHEDQNWRDNLVRQVQHSELELVANFADIPLRLSQILKLQPGDVLPIEKPDRIIAHVDGVPVLTSQYGTVNGQYALRVEHLINPILNSLNEEQPK, encoded by the coding sequence ATGGGCGACAGTATTCTCTCTCAGGCTGAAATCGATGCGCTGCTGAACGGCGACAGCGAGACGAAAGACGAACCAACGGCGGGCATCGCGGGCGAAAGCGATATTCGTCCCTATGACCCGAATACCCAGCGTCGCGTGGTGCGCGAGCGCCTTCAGGCGCTGGAGATCATCAATGAGCGCTTCGCGCGCCAGTTCCGTATGGGGCTGTTTAACCTGCTGCGCCGCAGCCCGGATATCACCGTCGGCGCGATCCGCATTCAGCCGTACCATGAATTTGCGCGTAACCTGCCGGTGCCGACCAACCTCAACCTGATCCATCTGAAGCCGCTGCGCGGTACGGGTCTGGTGGTGTTCTCGCCGAGCCTGGTATTTATCGCCGTCGATAACCTGTTCGGCGGCGACGGTCGTTTTCCGACAAAGGTCGAAGGCCGTGAGTTCACCCATACCGAACAGCGGGTGATCAACCGGATGCTGAAGCTGGCGCTGGAGGGTTACAGCGACGCCTGGAAGGCGATTAACCCGCTGGAAGTGGAGTACGTGCGTTCTGAGATGCAGGTGAAATTCACCAACATTACCACCTCGCCGAACGATATCGTGGTGAATACGCCTTTCCACGTTGAAATCGGCAACCTGACCGGCGAGTTCAATATCTGCCTGCCGTTCAGCATGATCGAACCGCTGCGCGAAATGCTGGTTAACCCGCCGCTGGAAAACTCACGCCATGAGGATCAGAACTGGCGCGACAATCTGGTGCGCCAGGTCCAGCACTCCGAACTGGAGCTGGTAGCGAATTTTGCCGATATTCCGCTGCGTCTTTCGCAGATTTTGAAACTGCAACCCGGCGATGTGCTGCCGATTGAAAAACCAGACCGCATTATTGCTCATGTGGACGGTGTGCCGGTACTGACCAGCCAATACGGCACGGTAAACGGTCAGTACGCGCTACGCGTGGAACATTTGATTAACCCGATTTTGAATTCGCTGAATGAGGAACAGCCCAAATGA
- the fliL gene encoding flagellar basal body-associated protein FliL, translating into MTDSAINKKSKRSVWLPLLVIITLAACATAGYSYWRMQQQPTAAAQEAPPPPPAPVFFALDTFTVNLGDADRVLYIGITLRLKDEATRARLNEYLPEVRSRLLLLFSRQDAAVLATEDGKQQLIAAIKETLSPPLVAGQPKQVVTDVLYTAFILR; encoded by the coding sequence ATGACCGATTCCGCAATTAACAAAAAGAGCAAACGCTCTGTTTGGCTCCCACTGCTGGTAATCATTACCCTCGCCGCCTGCGCTACCGCAGGCTATAGCTACTGGCGTATGCAGCAACAGCCGACGGCTGCGGCCCAGGAAGCGCCGCCACCGCCGCCCGCGCCGGTGTTTTTCGCCCTTGATACCTTTACCGTCAATCTGGGCGATGCGGATCGCGTTCTGTATATCGGCATTACGCTGCGCCTGAAAGACGAGGCGACGCGCGCGCGTCTGAATGAGTATCTGCCGGAAGTGCGCAGCCGCCTGCTGCTGCTGTTCTCCCGTCAGGATGCAGCGGTCCTGGCGACCGAAGACGGTAAGCAGCAGCTGATCGCCGCCATTAAAGAGACGCTTTCCCCGCCGCTCGTCGCCGGACAACCGAAGCAGGTCGTGACCGACGTGCTGTATACAGCTTTTATTCTGCGGTAA
- the fliK gene encoding flagellar hook length control protein FliK, with amino-acid sequence MITLPQLATTETDLTSGLPPGKAADTAENFLTLLAGALGADSTPGKDAPLTLADLQAAGDKLEKGLLSQEGETSLAAKLADMLAAKEQQAEMAQKAPGDAQSLLSALTPAQKNSALAALSQSANKDDDKAALSDEDLASLSALFAMLPGQPQLTPPPASQNAEVGASLNADARSLARDTTLFASDDLKKDKAETSPQGVAAENAKNLTASPLVVPAASATPEAAAAPVAPALVMTSAAQHSPQPATTAPVLSAPLGSHEWQQSLSQHITLFTRQGQQSAELRLHPEELGQVHISLRLDDNQAQLQMVSAHSHVRAALEAALPVLRTQLAESGIQLGQSNISSESFAGQQHSSSQQQHASRTPGQALLSGDDDGELAAPATLQSAARGIGAVDIFA; translated from the coding sequence ATGATCACCTTGCCCCAACTGGCCACTACAGAGACAGACCTGACTTCCGGCCTGCCGCCCGGGAAAGCGGCAGACACCGCCGAAAATTTTCTGACCTTATTGGCAGGCGCGCTCGGCGCAGACAGCACGCCGGGTAAAGACGCGCCGCTGACGCTGGCCGATCTGCAGGCTGCCGGCGATAAGCTGGAAAAGGGTCTGCTGTCGCAGGAAGGTGAAACGTCGCTGGCGGCAAAACTTGCCGATATGCTCGCCGCCAAGGAGCAGCAGGCTGAGATGGCGCAAAAAGCGCCTGGCGATGCGCAGTCCCTGCTTTCCGCGCTTACGCCCGCGCAGAAAAACAGTGCCCTCGCCGCCCTGAGCCAGTCGGCTAACAAAGACGATGATAAGGCAGCGCTGAGCGATGAAGATCTCGCCAGCCTGAGCGCCCTGTTTGCCATGCTACCGGGTCAGCCGCAATTAACCCCGCCGCCTGCCTCGCAGAATGCAGAGGTTGGCGCCTCGCTGAACGCAGACGCCCGGTCGCTCGCCCGGGACACCACTCTCTTCGCCAGTGACGATCTGAAAAAAGACAAAGCGGAAACGTCCCCGCAGGGCGTAGCGGCGGAGAACGCGAAGAATCTGACCGCTTCCCCGCTCGTCGTCCCGGCGGCCAGCGCAACGCCTGAAGCCGCCGCTGCGCCAGTTGCCCCCGCTCTGGTGATGACCAGCGCCGCACAGCACTCACCGCAGCCCGCCACTACCGCGCCGGTGCTGAGCGCGCCGCTCGGCAGCCATGAGTGGCAGCAATCGCTCAGCCAGCACATTACGCTGTTCACCCGACAGGGACAGCAAAGCGCGGAGCTGCGCCTGCATCCGGAAGAACTCGGCCAGGTGCATATCTCGCTCAGGCTGGATGATAACCAGGCGCAGTTACAGATGGTGTCGGCGCACAGCCACGTTCGCGCCGCGCTGGAAGCCGCCCTGCCGGTCCTGCGCACGCAGCTGGCGGAAAGCGGCATTCAGCTGGGGCAAAGCAATATCAGCAGCGAAAGTTTTGCCGGTCAACAGCACTCCTCTTCTCAGCAACAGCACGCGTCGCGCACGCCGGGACAGGCGTTGCTGTCAGGTGATGATGACGGCGAACTGGCGGCCCCGGCCACGCTTCAGTCCGCCGCTCGCGGTATCGGCGCCGTCGATATCTTCGCCTAA
- the fliJ gene encoding flagellar export protein FliJ, translating into MAEHGALATLKDLAEKEVDDAALLLGEMRRGFQQAEEQLRMLIEYQNEYRSNLNNDMSQGIASNRWINYQQFIQTLEKAIEQHRQQLTQWTHKVDVALNSWREKKQRLQAWQTLQDRQNAAALLAENRLDQKKMDEFAQRAAMRKPE; encoded by the coding sequence ATGGCAGAACATGGCGCACTGGCAACGCTCAAAGATCTCGCCGAAAAAGAGGTGGACGACGCCGCTCTGCTGTTGGGGGAAATGCGCCGCGGTTTTCAGCAGGCGGAGGAACAGCTCAGGATGCTGATTGAATATCAGAATGAGTATCGCAGCAATCTGAACAACGACATGAGCCAGGGGATCGCCAGCAATCGCTGGATTAATTATCAGCAGTTTATTCAGACCCTGGAAAAAGCGATTGAACAGCATCGTCAGCAGTTAACCCAGTGGACGCATAAAGTCGACGTGGCGTTGAACAGCTGGCGGGAGAAAAAGCAACGGCTCCAGGCATGGCAGACGTTACAGGACCGACAGAACGCGGCGGCGCTGCTGGCCGAAAACCGCCTGGATCAGAAAAAAATGGATGAATTTGCGCAGCGCGCCGCAATGAGGAAACCCGAATGA
- the fliI gene encoding flagellar protein export ATPase FliI: MTSRLTRWLNTLDHFEARMALLPAVRRYGRLTRATGLVLEATGLQLPLGATCVIERLEGNETREVESEVVGFNGQRLFLMPLEEVEGILPGARVYAKNIASEGLHSGKQLPLGPALLGRVLDGSGKPLDGLPSPDTTETGALITQPFNPLQRTPIEHVLDTGVRPINALLTVGRGQRMGLFAGSGVGKSVLLGMMARYTRADVIVVGLIGERGREVKDFIENILGADGRARSVVIAAPADVSPLLRMQGAAYATRIAEDFRDRGQHVLLIMDSLTRYAMAQREIALAIGEPPATKGYPPSVFAKLPALVERAGNGIHGGGSITAFYTVLTEGDDQQDPIADSARAILDGHIVLSRRLAEAGHYPAIDIEASISRAMTALISEQHYAKVRQFKQLLSSFQRNRDLVSVGAYAKGSDPMLDKAIALWPQLEAFLQQGIFERADWEDSLQALDLIFPAG, encoded by the coding sequence ATGACTTCGCGCCTCACCCGCTGGCTGAATACGCTGGATCATTTTGAAGCCAGAATGGCGCTGCTTCCGGCGGTTCGCCGTTACGGACGGCTGACCCGCGCCACCGGTCTGGTGCTGGAGGCGACCGGGCTGCAGCTGCCGCTCGGCGCGACCTGCGTGATTGAGCGCCTGGAAGGTAATGAAACCCGCGAAGTGGAAAGCGAAGTCGTCGGCTTCAACGGCCAGCGCCTGTTTCTGATGCCGCTGGAAGAGGTCGAAGGCATTCTGCCCGGCGCGCGCGTTTACGCCAAAAACATCGCCAGCGAAGGTCTGCATAGCGGTAAACAACTGCCGCTCGGTCCGGCGCTGTTAGGCCGCGTGCTGGACGGCAGCGGCAAGCCGCTTGACGGCCTGCCCTCCCCCGACACCACCGAAACCGGCGCGCTGATCACCCAGCCGTTTAACCCGCTCCAGCGCACGCCGATTGAGCATGTGCTGGATACCGGCGTGCGGCCCATCAACGCCCTGCTGACCGTCGGTCGCGGCCAGCGTATGGGGCTGTTCGCCGGTTCCGGCGTCGGCAAAAGCGTCCTGCTCGGCATGATGGCGCGTTATACCCGCGCCGACGTGATTGTCGTCGGGCTGATCGGCGAACGTGGCCGCGAAGTGAAAGATTTTATCGAAAATATTCTCGGCGCGGACGGACGCGCGCGTTCGGTAGTGATTGCCGCCCCGGCGGACGTTTCGCCACTGCTGCGCATGCAGGGCGCCGCCTATGCCACCCGCATCGCAGAGGATTTCCGCGATCGCGGCCAGCACGTGCTGCTGATTATGGACTCCCTCACCCGTTATGCGATGGCCCAGCGTGAAATTGCGCTGGCGATCGGCGAACCGCCCGCCACCAAAGGCTATCCGCCTTCGGTATTCGCCAAACTGCCGGCGCTGGTAGAGCGTGCGGGCAACGGCATCCACGGCGGCGGCTCAATCACCGCGTTCTATACGGTCCTGACCGAAGGCGACGACCAGCAGGACCCGATTGCCGACTCGGCGCGGGCGATCCTCGACGGTCATATCGTGCTGTCGCGGCGGCTGGCGGAAGCCGGACACTACCCGGCTATCGATATTGAAGCCTCGATCAGCCGTGCGATGACGGCGCTGATTAGCGAACAGCACTACGCGAAAGTGCGCCAGTTTAAACAACTGCTGTCGAGTTTTCAGCGTAACCGCGATCTGGTCAGCGTTGGCGCCTATGCCAAAGGCAGCGATCCGATGCTTGATAAAGCTATCGCCCTCTGGCCGCAGCTGGAGGCGTTTCTTCAGCAAGGTATTTTTGAACGGGCTGACTGGGAGGATTCCCTGCAGGCTCTGGATCTGATTTTCCCGGCGGGGTGA
- the fliH gene encoding flagellar assembly protein FliH, with translation MSDELSWKIWTPDDLAPPQAEFTPMEHSDDPLPEEDGEPALNPEQLLEQQLTQLKIEAHEQGYNAGLAEGRKAGQEQGYQEGLAQGLEQGQAQARSQQAPIHARMQQLVSEFQNTLDALDSVIASRLMQMALEAARQVIGQTPAVDNSALIKQIQQLLQQEPLFSGKPQLRVHPDDLQRVEEMLGATLSLHGWRLRGDPTLHHGGCKVSADEGDLDASVATRWQELCRLAAPGVV, from the coding sequence ATGTCTGATGAACTGTCGTGGAAAATCTGGACGCCGGACGATCTCGCCCCGCCACAGGCGGAGTTCACGCCGATGGAGCACAGCGACGATCCGCTGCCGGAAGAGGACGGCGAACCGGCACTGAACCCGGAACAACTGCTTGAGCAACAGCTGACGCAGCTGAAAATCGAAGCCCATGAACAGGGGTATAACGCGGGACTGGCGGAAGGACGCAAGGCCGGTCAGGAGCAGGGCTATCAGGAGGGACTGGCGCAAGGACTCGAACAGGGTCAGGCCCAGGCGCGAAGCCAGCAGGCGCCGATTCATGCGCGGATGCAACAGCTGGTCAGCGAGTTTCAGAATACGCTGGATGCGCTGGACAGCGTTATCGCCTCGCGCCTGATGCAGATGGCGCTGGAAGCCGCGCGTCAGGTCATTGGTCAGACGCCCGCCGTCGATAATTCGGCCCTGATTAAGCAAATTCAGCAGCTGCTGCAACAGGAGCCGTTGTTCAGCGGCAAGCCGCAGCTTCGCGTACATCCCGACGATTTACAGCGCGTGGAAGAGATGCTTGGCGCCACCCTCAGCCTGCACGGCTGGCGTCTGCGCGGCGATCCAACGCTGCATCACGGCGGCTGTAAGGTTTCCGCCGATGAGGGCGATCTGGACGCCAGCGTCGCCACTCGCTGGCAAGAACTCTGCCGCCTCGCGGCGCCAGGAGTCGTCTGA
- the fliG gene encoding flagellar motor switch protein FliG, with product MSNALTGTDKSVILLMTIGEDRAAEVFKHLSQREVQTLSAAMANVRQISNQQLTDVLAEFEQEAEQFAALNINANEYLRSVLVKALGEERAASLLEDILETRDTASGIETLNFMEPQTAADLIRDEHPQIIATILVHLKRGQAADILALFDERLRHDVMLRIATFGGVQPAALAELTEVLNGLLDGQNLKRSKMGGVRTAAEIINLMKTQQEEAVISAVREFDGELAQKIIDEMFLFENLVDVDDRSIQRLLQEVDSESLLIALKGAEQPLREKFLRNMSQRAADILRDDLANRGPVRLSQVENEQKAILLIVRRLAETGEMVIGSGEDTYV from the coding sequence ATGAGTAACGCCCTTACCGGTACCGATAAAAGCGTCATCCTGCTGATGACCATTGGCGAAGATCGTGCGGCGGAGGTGTTCAAACACCTCTCCCAGCGCGAAGTGCAAACCCTGAGCGCGGCGATGGCGAACGTCCGTCAAATCTCAAACCAGCAGCTTACCGACGTGCTGGCGGAGTTTGAGCAGGAAGCCGAACAGTTTGCCGCGCTCAATATTAACGCCAACGAATATCTGCGCTCCGTACTGGTGAAAGCGCTGGGCGAAGAGCGCGCCGCCAGCCTGCTGGAAGATATTCTCGAAACCCGCGATACCGCCAGCGGCATCGAAACGCTCAACTTTATGGAGCCGCAAACCGCCGCCGACCTTATTCGCGACGAACATCCGCAGATTATCGCCACCATTCTGGTGCACCTCAAACGCGGACAGGCGGCGGATATTCTGGCGCTGTTCGATGAACGTCTGCGTCATGACGTGATGCTGCGTATCGCCACCTTCGGCGGCGTACAGCCTGCCGCGCTGGCAGAGCTGACCGAAGTGCTCAACGGCCTCCTCGACGGCCAGAACCTCAAGCGCAGCAAAATGGGCGGCGTAAGAACGGCGGCGGAAATTATCAACCTGATGAAAACGCAGCAGGAAGAGGCGGTTATCTCCGCGGTGCGCGAATTCGACGGCGAGCTGGCGCAGAAGATCATCGACGAAATGTTCCTGTTCGAAAACCTGGTGGATGTCGACGATCGCAGCATCCAGCGCCTGTTGCAGGAAGTGGATTCCGAATCGCTGCTGATTGCCCTCAAAGGCGCAGAGCAGCCGCTGCGCGAGAAATTCCTGCGCAATATGTCCCAGCGTGCCGCCGATATTCTGCGCGACGACCTGGCCAACCGCGGTCCGGTGCGTCTGTCTCAGGTGGAGAACGAACAGAAAGCAATTCTGCTTATTGTGCGTCGTCTGGCGGAAACCGGCGAGATGGTGATTGGCAGCGGCGAGGACACCTATGTCTGA
- the fliF gene encoding flagellar basal-body MS-ring/collar protein FliF, producing the protein MNATASAATQLKPLEWLNRLRANPKIPLIIAGSAAVAIIVAMVLWAKSPDYRTLFSNLSDQDGGAIVTQLTQMNIPYRFTEGSGAIEVPADKVHELRLRLAQQGLPKGGAVGFELLDQEKFGISQFSEQVNYQRALEGELARTIETLGPVRRARVHLAMPKPSLFVREQKSPSASVTINLEPGRALDEGQISAVVHLVSSAVAGLPPGNVTLVDQSGRLLTQSNTSSRDLNDAQLKYASDVENRIQRRIESILSPIVGNGNVHAQVTAQLDFANKEQTEEQYRPNGDASQAALRSRQVNESEQIGSGLPGGVPGALSNQPAPANAAPITTPPANQQNAQNGQNAQQTSTNNAVGPRNTQRNETSNYEVDRTIRHTKMNVGDIQRLSVAVVVNYKTPSDGKPLPLTADQMKQIENLTREAMGFSDKRGDTLNVVNSPFSATDENAGEVPFWKQQFFIEQLFSAGRWLLVLLVGWLLWRKAVRPQLQRRAEEAKAAREREQLRQETKEAVEVRLSKDEQTQQQRANQRLGAEVLSQRIREMSDNDPRVVALVIRQWMSNDHE; encoded by the coding sequence ATGAACGCGACTGCATCGGCTGCAACCCAACTTAAACCTCTCGAGTGGCTTAATCGCCTGCGCGCGAACCCTAAAATCCCGCTGATTATCGCCGGCTCGGCGGCCGTCGCGATTATCGTGGCGATGGTGCTGTGGGCGAAATCGCCGGACTACCGCACCTTATTCAGCAATCTGTCCGATCAGGACGGCGGCGCCATCGTCACTCAGTTGACCCAGATGAATATCCCCTACCGCTTTACGGAAGGCAGCGGCGCGATTGAAGTCCCGGCGGATAAAGTCCATGAACTGCGCCTGCGTCTGGCGCAGCAAGGGCTGCCGAAGGGCGGCGCGGTCGGCTTTGAACTGCTGGATCAGGAGAAGTTCGGCATCAGCCAGTTCAGCGAGCAGGTCAACTACCAGCGCGCGCTGGAAGGCGAGCTGGCGCGCACCATCGAAACGCTCGGCCCGGTCAGACGCGCGCGCGTGCATCTCGCCATGCCGAAGCCGTCGCTGTTTGTCCGTGAGCAAAAATCCCCTTCCGCCTCGGTCACCATCAATCTGGAACCGGGTCGGGCGCTGGATGAAGGACAGATCAGCGCGGTCGTGCATCTGGTTTCAAGCGCGGTCGCCGGCCTGCCGCCGGGCAACGTGACGCTGGTCGATCAGAGCGGGCGTCTGCTTACGCAGTCAAATACCAGCAGCCGCGACCTTAATGATGCCCAGCTGAAATACGCCAGCGATGTGGAAAACCGCATTCAGCGCCGCATTGAATCTATCCTGTCGCCGATTGTCGGCAACGGCAACGTCCATGCGCAGGTTACCGCGCAGCTGGATTTCGCCAATAAAGAACAGACGGAAGAGCAGTACCGCCCGAACGGCGATGCCTCCCAGGCGGCGCTCCGCTCGCGTCAGGTGAATGAAAGCGAGCAGATCGGCTCCGGTCTGCCGGGCGGCGTGCCGGGCGCCCTCTCCAACCAGCCTGCGCCAGCCAATGCCGCGCCGATTACCACGCCGCCGGCGAATCAGCAAAATGCGCAGAATGGTCAGAACGCGCAGCAGACCTCCACTAACAACGCTGTTGGTCCGCGCAATACCCAGCGTAACGAAACCAGCAACTACGAAGTCGACCGGACGATTCGCCATACCAAAATGAACGTTGGCGATATCCAGCGCCTCTCCGTTGCGGTGGTAGTCAATTACAAAACGCCGTCGGACGGTAAGCCGCTGCCGCTGACTGCCGATCAGATGAAGCAGATTGAGAATCTGACCCGTGAGGCGATGGGCTTCTCTGATAAGCGTGGCGATACCCTCAACGTGGTCAACTCACCGTTCAGCGCCACGGACGAGAACGCAGGCGAAGTGCCGTTCTGGAAGCAGCAGTTCTTTATTGAGCAACTGTTCTCCGCCGGACGCTGGCTGCTGGTGCTGCTGGTAGGGTGGCTGCTGTGGCGTAAAGCGGTGCGTCCGCAGCTGCAGCGCCGCGCTGAAGAGGCGAAAGCCGCCCGTGAGCGTGAACAGCTGCGTCAGGAAACCAAAGAGGCCGTGGAAGTCCGGCTCAGTAAAGATGAACAGACTCAGCAGCAGCGGGCGAATCAGCGCCTGGGCGCAGAAGTGCTGAGTCAGCGTATTCGCGAAATGTCAGATAACGATCCGCGCGTTGTGGCGCTGGTCATTCGCCAGTGGATGAGTAACGATCATGAGTAA
- the fliE gene encoding flagellar hook-basal body complex protein FliE codes for MSAIQGIEGVISQLQATAMGARAQETLPQPTVSFAGQLHAALDRISDRQTDARVQAEKFTLGEPGIALNDVMTDMQKASVSMQMGIQVRNKLVAAYQEVMSMQV; via the coding sequence ATGTCAGCAATACAGGGGATTGAAGGGGTCATCAGCCAGCTGCAGGCCACGGCGATGGGCGCCCGCGCACAGGAGACGTTGCCGCAGCCGACCGTGAGTTTTGCCGGTCAGCTCCACGCGGCGCTGGACCGCATCAGCGACCGGCAGACCGACGCGCGCGTACAGGCAGAGAAATTCACGCTTGGCGAGCCGGGCATCGCGCTTAACGATGTGATGACCGATATGCAAAAAGCTTCGGTTTCTATGCAGATGGGCATCCAGGTGCGCAACAAGCTGGTAGCGGCGTATCAGGAAGTGATGAGCATGCAGGTGTAG